One window of the Triticum dicoccoides isolate Atlit2015 ecotype Zavitan chromosome 3B, WEW_v2.0, whole genome shotgun sequence genome contains the following:
- the LOC119282707 gene encoding benzoate--CoA ligase, peroxisomal-like — protein sequence MENLPKHDGNYVPLSPIMFLPRAAAVYADRTSLIYGGTTFTWRQTYARCCRLAAALRALAVSKNDVVSILAPNTPALYEMHFAVPMAGAVINAINTRLDAAAVAAILRHAAPKLLFVDYQYTGIVTEALNAILDTNLPLLILIDDIDTPTSACVGELEYEVLVARGDPVRYPPRQVEDEWDAVALNYTSGTTSAPKGVVYSHRGAYLSTMGLLLQWGVGHEPVYLWSLPMFHCNGWTFTWGVAARGGANVCVRAPTADAMYSAIANHGVTHMCVAPVLFNVLLEADRVPLHRTVEVLTGGAPPPAALLERVERLGFHVTHAYGMTEATGPAMVCEWRQRWDLLPPTERALLKARQGVGALSLAGAEVKDLKTMESVPRDGATLGEIVLRGSSLMKGYYKNPEATAAAFHGEWFLTGDVGVVHSDGYVEIKDRSKDVIISGGENISSVDVEAALYSHPAVREAAVVAMPHPYWGETPCAFVALKKQLDFGAGKASEEEIVSFCRSKMAHFKVPRKVVFVDELPKNATGKVQKLALRERARGLRPTVSKL from the exons ATGGAGAACTTGCCAAAGCACGACGGCAACTACGTCCCCCTAAGCCCCATCATGTTCCTGCCTCGCGCCGCCGCTGTGTACGCCGACCGCACCTCTCTCATCTACGGCGGCACCACCTTCACCTGGCGCCAGACGTACGCCCGCTGTTGCCGCCTCGCCGCTGCGCTCCGGGCCCTCGCCGTCTCCAAGAACGATGTC GTGTCGATTCTTGCTCCCAACACACCGGCGCTGTACGAGATGCACTTTGCTGTCCCGATGGCCGGCGCGGTCATCAACGCCATCAACACCCGCCTggatgccgccgccgtcgccgccatcctgAGGCATGCCGCACCAAAGCTCCTCTTCGTCGACTACCAGTACACAGGCATCGTAACGGAGGCCCTTAACGCCATCTTGGACACGAACTTGCCGCTGCTCATCCTCATAGATGACATCGACACACCGACGAGCGCGTGCGTCGGCGAGCTGGAGTACGAAGTGCTGGTGGCGCGCGGCGACCCGGTGAGGTACCCGCCGAGGCAGGTGGAGGATGAGTGGGACGCCGTCGCGCTCAACTACACCTCAGGCACGACATCGGCGCCGAAAGGCGTCGTGTACAGCCACCGCGGCGCCTACCTCAGCACCATGGGGCTCCTCCTCCAGTGGGGCGTGGGCCACGAGCCGGTGTACCTATGGTCGCTCCCCATGTTCCACTGCAATGGCTGGACCTTTACTTGGGGcgtggcggcgcgcggcggcgccaATGTCTGCGTCCGTGCGCCGACAGCCGACGCCATGTACTCAGCTATCGCCAACCACGGCGTCACCCACATGTGTGTCGCACCCGTGCTCTTCAACGTCCTCCTGGAAGCTGACCGCGTACCGCTTCACCGCACTGTCGAGGTGCTCACGGGTGGCGCACCGCCGCCCGCGGCGCTGCTGGAGCGCGTGGAACGGCTGGGGTTCCACGTCACACACGCCTACGGCATGACGGAAGCCACAGGCCCTGCTATGGTGTGCGAGTGGCGGCAGCGGTGGGACTTGCTGCCACCGACAGAGCGTGCCCTGCTCAAGGCGCGGCAGGGCGTGGGCGCACTCTCCCTCGCCGGCGCGGAGGTGAAGGACCTCAAGACCATGGAGAGCGTGCCCCGCGACGGTGCCACCCTCGGAGAGATCGTGCTTCGGGGGAGCAGCCTGATGAAGGGATACTACAAGAACCCGGAGGCCACGGCAGCAGCGTTCCACGGCGAGTGGTTTCTGACCGGCGACGTGGGCGTGGTGCACTCGGACGGGTACGTGGAGATCAAGGACCGGTCGAAGGACGTGATCATATCCGGCGGCGAGAACATCAGCAGCGTGGACGTTGAGGCGGCGCTGTACAGCCACCCGGCTGTGCGTGAGGCGGCTGTGGTCGCCATGCCGCACCCGTACTGGGGCGAGACGCCGTGCGCTTTCGTCGCCCTGAAGAAACAGTTGGACTTTGGCGCCGGCAAGGCCAGCGAGGAGGAGATCGTGTCCTTTTGCCGGAGCAAGATGGCACACTTCAAGGTGCCAAGAAAAGTGGTATTCGTCGATGAGCTGCCCAAGAACGCCACGGGGAAGGTGCAAAAGCTCGCGCTGCGGGAGAGGGCGCGCGGGCTCAGGCCCACCGTGTCCAAGCTTTGA